A region of the Silene latifolia isolate original U9 population chromosome 9, ASM4854445v1, whole genome shotgun sequence genome:
GGGTGGTCAACTGTGTTGCTCGGATTCGGTTGGAACTTGGAAGTATGCGACACGGGTGCGTGTCCTTGTGTCGGATTCGTCTGTTTTAAGATTCATGTTTTTGGTCTAATAAGAGGTGTCCGAGTGTTCTATCCACATTCGAGTTACGCAAGGTAATATTGAAGAGTCCGAGCAACATAGGTGGTCAATTTGGTTGGGGAGTTGTTGGGGTGGTTGGACCTTGGCAGATTTGCTCATGGGATAATAAGGGGTGAACGTGATGTGGCACGGCTGGCGGTGAGTGGTGACTGGTGATGAGGTGGTCTTGGCTGATACTGTATATGGGGTGGCCATGGGTTGGAACGGTAGTGCCTTTGCGTGAATGATGGTGGGGGATGGTGGCTAGAGGAGGTGTTGAGCTAGCGAGGTATTAGATTGGTAAGCAGGGGTATAGTTGACATTTTACAAACAAATGACTAAATGAGTCACTTTAGAAAAACTGGACATAGACCATTCATTTCCTTGGAAATGAAGATGATCCTTCCTCCTTCCTTGGTGTAAACTTTCGCTACTTGTTCATTTCAACCAGTAACTTTGCTTTTGTACCCATTACCAACCTTTCACTGAGTTACAGCCTTCTGTTTGAAATTTCTAGTTTCCAAATTTGATCTTTCTAGTTGTCAAGGTCCATTTTCTCTACCTCGTAACAGGTGTGAGTTATACACACCCGGCCTCACTTCCATGAACTATTTTACCTTATATGCTCCTATAGTCGTACGACTTGCGTGAGTTATATGCTTCTTCCATAGTCGAGTTGTTTCTCACTTAATGAGCATTGTTGTAGGGTCAACTGAGTTAGGTCTCTTCTTTCTCATATGGGCTTGTGTTCTTAGggattgtctaattgtttctatttTGACTGAAACTATTGGTTCATTGTGCATTTGACGAGTTTTTTTATGTTGAAATTAGCTTCTCACCTAATTTTGACGAGAGTCAATTACGCTTCTAGTAGCAATACAAGTAGTTTAATGGATATGCTTCGTATCTTGGCTTCAGGATATGTTCGGAAGATAACAGCTCGGAGTGACATTGACCTGATGGAAAATCTGGACGACCAGAGACCACCGTGATCATTAGAAGTTAGCTTGTTAATCCACCTTACAGTCATGTATGACTTATGATTTAAGTTTATACGAAATCGTTTGTACAACCCGTGTATCACAGAAACTGAATTGAAAATCTCAATGCAGAGAAATAGCTTAATTTTTTTGGTAGATACAATAAAGAAAGCAAGTCCAAAGTTTGACCTTGCGCTCTATCGCGAAATTCATTTACCCATTTTTTGcctttggattactatttgataTAATGGGTATTGTTCACTttgcattttttttccttttgctATTGTGAAGGGAACACCATCAAGTCAACTTCGATGGCGATAGTTTCTGAAAGAAGGTAATTGTTATTTGATGTCTATGAGCTTCCAACAAAAACcaatttaacataatttttatgacAAAAGTACGGATAAAAATTCACAATTCTGCTGAAAATCCGATAAACATGCTATTTGCTCTTTGTTATTCTCTAGCGTCTATGAATCTGTACTCGTACTCATTTTCGAGTTTGAACCCGTGTGAATTTCATAAACACTAGTCACTGGCACCCATGGTTTCATCAACTGGATGCCAATACCTGTTGAAAAACCAGGTTGAATCTGCTTTAACAGCAGCACCATCTTGATTGCGATGCCAGCTATAGTAAGCGTGCGTGTGATTTTTAATGTCGAAAGTGGCATGTCCGAAGCTTGCTTCTCGGAATGCTGAGTAATCTGGTTGTGGTTCAGTCATGCTGCATTTGAATATGGCATATTAGGGTTACAGATAGAGAAGCATGAATGATACTGTCCGAAAGTGATTAGATAGGTTCGGTAATCTTACTTGGTTGCTAAACCTTCTAGATTTCCTCCATCTCCAATTGTAATGTAAACAGGAGCAGACTGGTCTGCCACGGGTCTGCATTCTCCATTGACGATGTTGTACGCTATATTTGATATACGTTTCTGTAAATTTAGCATATGAAACATTAAAAGCGACTTGAACTAAACTAACCTGAGATGATCAGAGATCTAATCTGAGAAAATAAACCACAATCGACCCAAAACGATCAGGCCTAACAAGATTTTTTGTATATTGGTATCCATATATGTCGGACTCAGCTATATTCACGTCTAGTGTCGAGTGTCAGATACAATTCATATATACAACTATATAGTATGGTCCAATATTTGTAGGTGAATAGGGAGTGATATATACTTACAGATCTCTCATAGGCATGAACATGACCAGCGAACACAACGTCGACTTTGTTCTGAACAAACCAAGGCTCATACATCACCCTCATAGATTCGCCTTCCATATAATGGTAATTGTAGCTATTATACCATGGAGAATGCATTAGAACAATTAGCCATGGAGTCTCGCTCCTGTTAACCCTCGGAAACTCTTGCTCCAGCCATTTGTACTGTGGAGTATATTTACCTGAAAATTACATATCATTAGGTAAATATTTGTCATAGCCACAAGTGTTTTCTTCACTGGTAAACTTCTGAACCACATTGCGAAAAGATAAACAGGTTTACCATATGCCGAGTAGGATGCTAAGATGATGATGTGAGCTGGGCCTCTCTTGATGGAGTACCAGAAAGGAGATGTACTGTTTGATGATTTATAAGGTGTGTGATAGCGATGCTTATATGGTTTGAAGGGCTCGGTTTCACCCTGCATATTTCATCAAGGTTGATCAGTAACTTGGTTGAAATCTTAGCATCAGTATTTTTGTGTGAACAGCATATTACTGCTAACACTTCATTTGGCCGTATGTTGCGTATTTAGGGATAACAAGGAAAAACTATTTTGGTAAAGAGCTTACGATTTCAGGGGCAAAATCAATCTCATGGTTGCCAACAGTCCAAATCCAAGGCTGATAGGCAGTACTTCTCTCGACGAATCTTCCCCATGAATCCCATCTTCTATTATCATGATCAGGATAGTTGTCAGCATAGGAAAGATCCCCCATAAACAGCATTGCTTGCCCTTTGGTTGGGTTTTGTTCATAATGCAAGAGAGTCGAGTTTGAATCATAACTTTGTCCTAAATCTCCTGCAGAAAATATATAAGCATTGAAACATCAGAAAAAACAGCACAGAAAAGCCTTATATCATCTAGGGGTATTCGACGATACATGGTATAGAAAAGACATGTACCAATGAGACCGAAAGTATAAGGAACATTAGGGCCAGGTTTTGGTGGAGTCATAAACCAGAATTTCCTCCGGCTTTGTCCGGTACCAAGAGCATAGAAGTACTTTGTATCAAACTGTAAAACACACCAAAAATCTGATTGTTGTATTGTTATcagaaaatatttacattttatctTAACATGGTTACATTTGGTCCGTCGTAATTTCAGACGGAAAtagtccgtctgaaacaagaattgtAGCAGATAAAGGGATAGTAGAAAAGTAACCTCCAAATGCTTGAGAGTGCAGTGATGAATGTACCCAGAGGTGTAATTATAATACTTGTACTTGGTTATTTTGCCTTCTGCATGTTTCTTTTCTTTCTTGCTCTCCTCCCAGTACACCACCTTACTCGAACCGGCCTCCTCCATTGTCACCCATGACACTATCACTGCTCTTCCCTCATGATCTCCTTGTGTTATATGAACCTTTCACACCACCAAGAATCATATTTCATCAAAAGTCGAAAAATCAATACATTCTTCTTTGAGACAGTTGTAAGCTTGAAACGGATCTAAGACAACTTGTATACCCGGTTATTAGAAATGACTAATGAGCATTAATTAGTGTTAGAACTATGTTTTTTTTATCCGTTTCACACCTATAATGGTCTTAAGAGACCATTAAGGccttgttctttctggcttaattTCAGCTAATTTTAGTTAAACTCACCTCTGTTTCGTTCGGTTTTGTTTAGCTTTAGTTAGCTCTGTTAAGAGCATCTCTTTAcaaaattaactcttacttcaacTCCATTAACTTCAATTCAACTCTACTCCATTTAATTCAATTCAGCTCGTTTCAGCCGAAAAGAATATAACCTTATTAAAGtttaaaaaattaattaaaactaagcTTAAAAGTCAAATCACAACTAGTTGGCATTAAAAAGcaacaaatgagaatttgtgaaaaagCAACTAATTGGCTCTTAGCTGTGTGTTAGCATTTCTTGTGCAAAATATTTGTTACATGTACACAACTAAGGCATCAATTCTATAATTAAATGGTGATACAACAGAGTATATGTATAACGGTCTTATATAAATTTTTGTATTTGGGTTATTGTTATACTAAACAATCGAATTATAAAACCATGTTCATGATAAATTGGTAACTATACATTAACACAGTACATAAAAGGATGCAAACTTTAATTGTGTAGCAAATAAGAGTATCGCTACCCACGCCTGTATAAGATTGTAAATCAGATGTAGTACATCATACTAAAtgactttttgagtttttgtgtatttttttcgagtactatagagtttataaattacattttagttttaagatgtcaaaaatcaaatttttttgaacttgtatgtaatttttttgagttataatgtaactttttgagattaaagtttaagtaaataaactcaaaaactttatgataaaactcaaaaatgttagattaaaactcaaaaactttatcttaatgctcaaaaactatatcatctgatgtactacatcagatgtataatccacttactccCACCTTCTCTTTTCTAACTCCTCGTCCCCTCTCACAAAGTAATCAAAAAGTATAAAATCGTCCGCTATATCACTAGTTGATGACAAAATATAATCTATTTCAGAAAGAGAAGGTCCTTAGCAAAACTCGTTAAATTAAACCGACGAAAACTATAAAGGATAATAATAACAAACATAACAGAAAAGGCACAAAAAAGTGAAAAAGTACCTGCTGAGGAGCATTGTAGCCAGGAGGAGAAGCAAAGACATCACTAGAAAGTGGCATATCAATAGTTTTCTCAACTTTTCTTGTAAATTTACTTGTTGTTCCTCCATTGCATATTACTGCTTTATTCAATATCAACcccacaataacaacaaataaataaacaaaaatagATTGCATTGCCATTATTTCTGCAACTAAGTTTAACAAAATTCCCTGATTTTATTACTAGTATTTATATAGAATAGAATTCTGAGAATACTAGGAGAATCTGGGAATATGCTAATTTGTGTTCAGCCAATGTGAAtgatattaataaaatataaaataaaatgtgTACTTTAAAAAATAGAGTTTTGAGGTTAATTGAATTCTTAGCAGTATAGGACTAGGTAATAGGTATGGGATCGCTCTCAGTTACAGACATACAGTTATTGTGAGTCAACAGTTGACTTTAGATGCCGTAGCATCTTTGGATTATGTGACAAGATAACAAGATTCAGCGAATTGTTGGACTTAATAAAACCGTGGAAATCGAAATGTTTGACTCATGGAAATCTTGTACAATTGTATGAAATGAGACTGAAAcggttttatatatatatatgattgaGGTTAAATATGATTGCATTGCATGTAACAGAAGATGACACACTCCAAAACTATACAGTACTACATAAGGCCTTGTTTGGTTCATCAAGAAATTAGATAAAACATTGGAAAAtttaattcatgtgaattatTTTCCTATATACAAAATCACATGAATTCGGAAAACTGCCGAAGTAGTTAACGTGTTTGTGACCTTATTACAATAGAGAAATATTGTTCAAGAACTTAATTTACAGTAATCAAGAGGATCACAGTAAGAACCACCTCtcaagagtttttttttttttttttttttaaagggaaATCTCTCAAAGAGAGTTACTGGTACTGcaatattattattttgaaaaacaaacaaaaaacagcATCAGAAAATTTATGATACATGGCCTAAATCCGCGATAATGGCAATAAGCCCTTCCGtgatataaaattttatttgaagttGAACGAAGTGATGAACAATACATACATGGCCTAAGGTAAAAACACAGGTCTCCATGAGCTGGGGAAAAAAAAATTACTCCGTACTTTATTAATTtgtacaaaaacaaaaaaaaaaaatcatctgaAAATTTGCGTGAATAATTTATGATACACGGCCTAAATATCCTTCTGCAGCCTCCATGATTTATTTTCCAAATACAAATGCAAGGGCTAGTTTTCACTTTTCTCCACTGCAAACTAATTACAAAGTGTCTCTCAAATAGGCATTCAATAAAATGCAGCTTAATCGATTAAATAGAGGGAGTAACAATGAAATAGGAGATTGTTCGGGATTACATCATTCTTCTTCTTCGCTggtaaaagagaaagagaagggtaaGAACTTGTAACCATCTCCCAAGTAGAACTTGTTCTGGAATTCCACCCAATGTAGACGGAGTGCGTGTAGGAAAGCACTCAAAGTTTCCATGACCAATAATACGCCCACAGTAGCAAAGATGAAGACGATAATACCCACAATTAGAATGGCTACATTGTTGTACCTGTATCAGAAAGGGCAATTACAAACTTTTGGGTGGGGAATATCAAATATATGACCTCTGAATTAGAATGGTCGAGGGAAGGAAATCTTCTCATGAATTTTTCCCCTTAAATTTAAAGTAGATAAAGCTTAGGGAAGACCATTGGCAGATTTAGACTATAGCATTCCAAGTCCCAGACACACAATGGCGTAGCCACATACAAAGCTAGTGGGATCTTTAGACCCCCACGGCTTTCCGACAATTGATATATTTTTATCATCAAAATTTGTCTGATTTGAAAATTTTGTCTTTATGATCCCGTAATAAAAGAAACGAATAATTACATTAAAATTGACCCCACGCGTAAACGTTTTTGGCTACGCCACTGTAGACACTGGAAGGCTAGAGCCAAGAAGTCAATACCGACAAGGCAACGACCACACAAAGAGAATAGAAAGGCCAGTGCTTCAACTTACCCCCATGCTAGTAGCAAAACCTTCTCGTAAAATACAGTAGATAGCTCTGAGTGGGCCAAGCTGCAGTACAAAAAGCCAGAGATATTATTAGGCTTTCATAAGAATTTTAAAAGTGACGAGGCTAAAGATCATGCATGGCTTTTGCTTTTCTAGTTATGTACTTGCTGTAGCCATGGTCTAGTTTTCTCTAGCATGTGGCCATAACAAAGGATGGGAATCATAAATGACAAGTACCTCAGTGCCCATAAACGAAGGTATGAAGCGGTGTTTGAAACAGCTCCAAGTACAAATTCTATAGTATGTATAAGCTGATGCACCAGGACTTCGCTAAATTCAAATTCCTCATGCCCACCATGAGAATCATGGTTTGTTTCAACTTGAAGGCTTTCTTCACCTTGAAGTGGCATGTATGTTTCATCTTGGTGCCTCTGTAGAAACACCAAATTAAACAATGGGTAAAAAAAACCTTGAAATTCATCAAATCAAAAACTGGGGAATAAATGCCTCCAAAACGTACCCTTTGGTGTTGGTATTTCAGAATGAAAGGCTTTGGGAGTAGCATCCAAGGTACAGACACTAGGGCGAGTAATAACAGAACCATCTGCAACACCAAAATAAAGAAAAACATGTTAAATCGTGGGATCTTAAGTGGGAAATGCATCAAAATATACCTTAGGGGAAAAAAGATCTCTTTGTAATAGCAAGAAGGAAAATGAAAAAGACCTGGACCGTCTTCTGGCCAGAGAAAAGCTGGTTTTCACCCAGCTCATCAGTAGGGCTCAAGAACATATAGATCATAGTGTGGTATAAATCAGCTTTTGAGCCAGTGCACCACTTCAAAATTATAAGCATGGAAAGGTAGCCAAACAAACCGTTTAAGAAAATCATCTGGGGAATAAATTGGAACCTGCGGCAGTAAAATACAACCACAGCAATAAGAAGAGGGCAGGATATACAAAATGTTTAAAAAAATGCATATTCGTGACTCGTAAGTTTTGATCATCTAAAATGATGGAACATTAATTAGGGAAGGATAACTAGTTGACTACAACTTGAAGTTTTGACAATTGTAACTAAGATCATCATAATCAGAAATTTAGATGGCCTAATTGATTACATACCATATATCTACACAACTTCTGAAGAACTTGGCATTGAAAAAACTCATCATGATCCCAAGGTTCATTTGAGCAACCCCTAGAAGGATCGACATCTTCATCTTTAAAGAGTTGAGAAAAGGCAATTCACTTCGAGAACCATGCCATACAGGATCTACACCAAACGGGTATGCATCCCTCACTTTAATCAAGCCATCTGTTGTCGCATCCCTGCAACGAGGTAAAACTGGATGAACAAACATGACAAGAACACTAAACTATAAAACCAATGTAAGCAAAAATTGAGTACATACTTGCAGGAAAGATCACGGCAATCATATGCTGACTGACCAAATAATGAAAAGGGGACTGAAAAGAACTCATTATAGATTAAACCAGTGTAAATTGAGAAAATTGCCATCATCAAAATAACATATCGGCCACCAAACATCATCTCCATGATATCTCCCAGTTTCTGAAACAAAAAACCATGAGCATTGCACTATTTCAGTAAGACTTAAGAAACTACGAATGCATAAGAAAAAAATGACTACATGATCACATTAGCAGTTGGGTCTGTCAAGAGCTTTAATCGCTTGAATCAAAGTGGCTTCAAAGATAAGTattttttgtttgtttctttCAATTAAGTTCCCATTTTCTGGGTATATAAGACCACCTAGCACAAAGTGAGAGATTGATACCTATGATCTACACAGCCTAAAACCTAGATCAAGCATCATCCAATTATGATTTCTGGGGTAACCCATCACCCCTTTTACATAGTCGGGACATTACCGGCCACGTATTTAGGATTCCTCAACAGTGATAGTTGGCAAAGTTGTATTTCCTCTTTCTAGTAGGCCCCAAACTCCAAGTGTAAAATCCATAAAAAGGACATAACTATCTGACATAATTCAAGCCTATATAATTGCCTACCCACAGAAGCGAGAAAATGCTTTCTACGTTAGATGCCACTCGATCTGAGGTGATCTGTGCACACTTAGCTAAAAAATGGTGTAACGTAACTCAAAGTTAAGACAGTCTCTTTTTAATGGGGCCTCTTCTATATTTATAGAAAATAGAGCAAAGAACTAAATCCCCAGTTAGTAAAGAAACAGAAGAGCTTAGAGCCCCAAGGGTCTAGCAAATGGTTTTAAAAATCAGTGGTGACACTGATATGCGACCGATCAAGATTTTGGGGGTTGCCATAATCGCATTTAACGGAGATCAGGTCGTGAAGGCGTGAAATTCTATGGTTTGACACTTGAAATTCTTCGACGTAGAATGGTTGAACAATAAGAACACCAATAATATCTTAAGAAGAGACTGAGAAATACATATAGGGATGCATAATGATGCTGAAATTTTATAATTAACAATAGACAAACAACCTGACTACCGAGCTTCTTCTCCCGGACAACAAGGAATAATGTTGCAAGTAATATGCATATACCATGTCCCCAATCACCAAACATGACTGCAAACAGAAATGGGAAAGTGACGACTGTAAATACAGTTGGATTTGCTTCTTGATACTTGGCAATCCTGCAAACATGAAGAATACATATTAAGGGATCATGAAATTGAAAAACATTGCAAAGTTCTCAAAATGGCTTTAAAAAATTAAACACCAATATCCGACTTGAGATCTGCAACACTATGGCATATAGCAAAGATACCACTAATTTGGAAATGCCTACTATAAGGATAAGCATGGAAAGAAGTCTTAATCATTTGATCGCATCATTGAAGATTGAATCATGAGAAAGATGAGGCAAAAAAGTCATACTCAAAATGCACCAACCATAGGAGTTATTATTCCTTATCTTCACACAAGAATAGTGTGGAGTTATAATCCCATATTCCCCTGTTCTcataaaaaaaattgtaaataacACTTTAGAGGAATAGCATGCGTTATCCTTATCTAGCGAGCTTATCCCGCATTATTTAATTCACGGCTTTAGAGAGTGGAAAATGCTAAACATGAAATTTGTTGAAGGACACAGCAACAACTACAGACAATTTGATGAAGGCAGGGCTCATATCTTAAACAGTCTACATAATACTACTCGCCGTCAATTATGACAACAAAATTGCACCTGTAGAAGACCATACGTCAACATGGCACATAACTTACCCATATGCATCGACAATTTCCTGGAAAGCAGTAGTAAATTTATTCGTCCTGAAATAGGTTGGCGGTGACTCCTTTGTGTGAAGAACTTGAATTATAGCTTCAACTTGAGAATTTGAGTCGAATGTTGCTCTGTGTAATGCATCCTGGATCTGCATAAAAAAGGACGGTTGTGACGTCTATGAAATAGCATATCTATTACAGCAGATGTCACACTTTACATGGTTAACATCGTCAATTTCCTACCTCATTTGTTGCAAAAACTGGGGACCACCCTTCTCCTACAAGGCATTTCTTCGTGACATCCATGCTAAGCATGTTTAATGTGTGGTAAATAGATTTCTCCTTCCTCACCTTCCCATACAGAATCAAAAGATGTTAAGACCTTTTAACAGAAAACCGTAATCGAGAAAAAGTGACAACTTTTCTAGCATCATCTAAAGAGTATACAAGTAAGGATGCTCAACACACCAAAAGGTTCCACTGCTCAAACTGATCACCAATAGTCTGCAATAAATTGCCACGATGCAGAAGTCCTGCATCAATTGTCGTCCTCAGCTCTGAGATTCTACTCGACACCTGTAAATCCATCAGGCAAAATCAGTATATTTACACACAGTAAAGGGATACTGATAACAAATGAAGCTCATAGAAAGCTAATAATATTATGTTAATCGCAGAGAATGTCAGCACACATCAACAACAAAACATACTAGTGAATTCATAGATTTTTTTGATGTACTAGGCATTAAAAGCCTGTTTAGCAAAGTTTCTAGAAAGCAGTTTCTGTTTCTCAAAAGCAGTCTCTTTCTGAAAAACAGTGTCTATGGAAAATAGAAGGTGCAATGAGAAACAGGAACAATTTACACAAGTTTGGTTCAAACTGTTTCTTTAGATAGTGGACACTTCCTTTGGGACGGGAGAGACATTTTATCAATTAATCACACATCCAAGAACAGTATACAACATGACGTACAGAAAGAGATAAATCAAGAAAGCACTTAAGAGTCCcacttgaaatttttttgattGATTTAGAGAACAACCTTTCAAAAAAATTGAGTTATGAGAAGTTTGGCATGCGGTAAAAGATAACAAATTGTAGAAAATTAGACCTTTTGAAATGTATGGTGGATAATTGTTTTTTTAGAGTTGCAGGCATACGTAATGGAATCAACGAAAATTTTATTATGTTGATAAGTAAAGGAACCACCCTCCCTTTTAAAATAGCTCTGAGAGAAACGATAACATATTGGAGCTTCTGCTTTTTGGGGATGTTTAGGAGCATTTCTGGGCTCCTCAAATAGTTGGAACTTACCTATACCAAACCTTTTTGGCCCAGTTTCTGTTTCTCTAACACAGAAACCATGGTAGCAAGGATAAGGAACTTGGCCAAACTGGCTCAAAGTCATATGACAGCTCAGGTAACATGTTATTCCTCTGAGCAAATTTGGTCTTATGAGAATTTAAGAGGTGTATCTTCTCATTTATTCATTTTCTTTATTTTCAGGTGAAAAAGAGTTTGGATGTTAACCATGACTCAGCCTACAGACAGATAAGATGATAAAATATACGAGTAGTTAGAAGTAGTAAAATGTATACGTCTTTCAGCATTTGAGCTTGTTTGCTGATATCCTCACTAAAAGGGTAACGATTTGCTCCAAACGCCTCGCATATCTTATGTATCTTAGTTTTTGCCCTTTCCCCAGAGTAGAATATTATGAAGACATTTTTTTCAACCTGATAAATCATTAATAAACGTTAGAAATTGTAGCGGGAACAACATTAATTCAAGCAATATAAATCAAAGACAGTAACAGTTTCATAATAAGCTGTAATAAATATGATTGAAAGTTAGCAATGCACAGAAAGGGTACGGGTGTTCACCTTCTCACCAGAAGCAGGATCCATCACCGGATTTTCTACACTGACCTGCCTGAGAAAGACATTTCCCCTGGTAGCACGAAACAAAATCCTCTCAAATGCCATAGATTTTTCCCTGGGAACAAGACCAGTAAAGAACCCTAGCTGCACTGTCTTTGATGCATCGACTGATTTATCCTGGAAGCAGGTCCATCATGAGAATGCCTAGAGGACAATAAAAGCAATATAAATAAGGTTGATTAATAGAGTATTTGATATACTTGATCTCGAAGTAGAGGTGTGTCTAGGGACTCTTCAATATGCCCTGATTCTATTTCCGCCTGTTGAGCAGCTGCACTACTTTGAGCTGTGTAGAAGAACTCTCCTGCCTGGAAAAAGACGTAAATAAAGTTTTAGTTATACTTGACTGAATGACAAAACAAAGCATGAAATAGGAAATTGAAAATTCCAAATACACAATCTAAATTTCACCTTCAACACTACATGAGAGTGAGATCATTCATAAAGAAAGATAAATCATATTTTATATATCAAATAACGTTAACTGTCTGCCTTCTGTTCCATACAAATTATGAATCAGGGACGTACTTTAACTCTCAAAAAGACCAGAGAAGCAAGAACAGGTTACCTTCTGAAGAACCAGTTTAAACTCGGCAAGTTCATTGTATGTACGCTGTAACTTCTCATTGTTTGAATTCATCTCAGTAAGCTCAGCTTCAAGATCTACAAGTTTTGCCTGTTGATTATAAAATCGCGCCCAACTTTAACAGAAGATCAAAAATAGTGTTCAAGTAGTCGAAGTCACAGTCACAAATGCCAAAAATTTAATGAGGTGACACGcaaaagaacaagaaaaaaaaaagaaagaaatttaGATATACCTCCAAATCATCCACTTTGATATCGCCCTTAGTGAAAGACTTTGGCGGCGTTGAAATCCCAGCATTCGACATTTGTTCCTTGAAATATCGTAATCTACGCGACATCTCTCCACATTTTTTTATCTTCACAAAGAAAAAGCAAATGAGGTTTAGCCAAATTATACACCAAGATATGAGATGTAGACATGTGGCGACAAAAGAACCGTATTGGAGTGTCGGACACAACTATTTTGCTAGAAAATCATGTTCTAGCCTAAAAAAATGTGTGGGTGTTACATCATGTCGGACACACCAAAACACACACACCTTATATATAGTGGTCAAAGTAACATAGGCAGATCCCAGTAGACAGGATATGCGCCATACTGAGAGTGGACTATAACCTTTCTTTCAACAATTCTAGTGCGATTACTGAGATATACTCAAGCGACAAACATATCAAACAACTCAATCTGATGGTAGAGGCTTTCAAAAATATAAGAAATG
Encoded here:
- the LOC141599347 gene encoding purple acid phosphatase 2; its protein translation is MAMQSIFVYLFVVIVGLILNKAVICNGGTTSKFTRKVEKTIDMPLSSDVFASPPGYNAPQQVHITQGDHEGRAVIVSWVTMEEAGSSKVVYWEESKKEKKHAEGKITKYKYYNYTSGYIHHCTLKHLEFDTKYFYALGTGQSRRKFWFMTPPKPGPNVPYTFGLIGDLGQSYDSNSTLLHYEQNPTKGQAMLFMGDLSYADNYPDHDNRRWDSWGRFVERSTAYQPWIWTVGNHEIDFAPEIGETEPFKPYKHRYHTPYKSSNSTSPFWYSIKRGPAHIIILASYSAYGKYTPQYKWLEQEFPRVNRSETPWLIVLMHSPWYNSYNYHYMEGESMRVMYEPWFVQNKVDVVFAGHVHAYERSKRISNIAYNIVNGECRPVADQSAPVYITIGDGGNLEGLATNMTEPQPDYSAFREASFGHATFDIKNHTHAYYSWHRNQDGAAVKADSTWFFNRYWHPVDETMGASD
- the LOC141599345 gene encoding V-type proton ATPase subunit a3-like → MAGGGGGCCPPMDLMRSEPMHLVQLIIPLESSHLTVSYLGDLGLIQFKDLNSEKSPFQRTYANQIKKCGEMSRRLRYFKEQMSNAGISTPPKSFTKGDIKVDDLEAKLVDLEAELTEMNSNNEKLQRTYNELAEFKLVLQKAGEFFYTAQSSAAAQQAEIESGHIEESLDTPLLRDQDKSVDASKTVQLGFFTGLVPREKSMAFERILFRATRGNVFLRQVSVENPVMDPASGEKVEKNVFIIFYSGERAKTKIHKICEAFGANRYPFSEDISKQAQMLKDVSSRISELRTTIDAGLLHRGNLLQTIGDQFEQWNLLVRKEKSIYHTLNMLSMDVTKKCLVGEGWSPVFATNEIQDALHRATFDSNSQVEAIIQVLHTKESPPTYFRTNKFTTAFQEIVDAYGIAKYQEANPTVFTVVTFPFLFAVMFGDWGHGICILLATLFLVVREKKLGSQKLGDIMEMMFGGRYVILMMAIFSIYTGLIYNEFFSVPFSLFGQSAYDCRDLSCKDATTDGLIKVRDAYPFGVDPVWHGSRSELPFLNSLKMKMSILLGVAQMNLGIMMSFFNAKFFRSCVDIWFQFIPQMIFLNGLFGYLSMLIILKWCTGSKADLYHTMIYMFLSPTDELGENQLFSGQKTVQMVLLLLALVSVPWMLLPKPFILKYQHQRRHQDETYMPLQGEESLQVETNHDSHGGHEEFEFSEVLVHQLIHTIEFVLGAVSNTASYLRLWALSLAHSELSTVFYEKVLLLAWGYNNVAILIVGIIVFIFATVGVLLVMETLSAFLHALRLHWVEFQNKFYLGDGYKFLPFSFSFTSEEEE